In Listeria cossartiae subsp. cossartiae, one genomic interval encodes:
- a CDS encoding MmcQ/YjbR family DNA-binding protein, whose protein sequence is MNYEQTLQEKVALCLTLQAAKETFPFDKTTHALTVGGKIFALIHLYHGDLYVSVKCQPERIDLLRDEYLSIKPGYHLNKKHWITLVINEKYDVEAETEFALIKNSYQLIFDKLPKKAQNTVKFSAID, encoded by the coding sequence AAGTCGCGCTTTGTCTTACTTTACAAGCTGCTAAAGAAACTTTTCCATTTGATAAGACAACGCATGCCTTAACGGTTGGCGGTAAAATATTTGCGCTAATACATCTATACCACGGGGATTTATATGTCAGTGTTAAGTGTCAGCCTGAAAGAATTGATTTGTTGCGTGATGAATATTTGAGCATAAAACCAGGCTATCATTTAAATAAAAAGCATTGGATTACGCTCGTTATTAATGAAAAATACGATGTAGAAGCTGAAACAGAATTCGCTTTAATTAAAAATAGTTATCAACTTATTTTTGATAAACTTCCGAAAAAAGCACAAAATACTGTGAAATTTTCTGCAATTGACTAA